The nucleotide window CATGTCCGAACTGCCCGCGGCGTTTTTCCCGCCGACCTCGCCCGCCGCCTTTTCCCGCGCCGACTTTGGAGCCGACTTTCACTGGGGCACTTCAGCGGCGGCTTACCAGACGGAGGGAGCCTGGCAGGCTGACGGCAAAGGACCCAGCATCTGGGACGAGTTTGTGCACCGCCGCGGGCGCATCAAGGGCGGCGCCACGGCCGACGTGGCTACTGACTTCTACCACCGCTGGCCCGAGGACCTGGACTTGATGCGTGGGCTGCACCTGCCCAACTTCCGGTTTTCAGTGGCCTGGTCGCGGGTGCTGCCGCAGGGGCGAGGGGCCGCCAACCCCGCGGGCCTCGATTTCTACGACCGGCTGGTGGATGGCTGCCTGGAACGGGGCATCGAGCCGTGGGTGACACTCTATCATTGGGATTTGCCGGCCGCCCTGCAGCGCCAGGGCGGCTGGGCGCACCGCGACGTGGTGGGCTGGTTCACGGATTACGCCCAGCTAATGGCCCAGCGCCTCGGCGACCGGGTGCGACACTGGATAGTGCTGAACGAGCCGCTGGCCTTCGTGGGCGTGGGGCATCTGCTGGGCATCCACGCGCCTGGTCGCCGCAGTTTGCCCGCATTTCTGGCGGCTACCCACCACGCGGCCCTGGCCCAGGCCGAGGGCGGCCGGGCTTTGCGAGCCACACTGCCCGCCGGGACACAAATCGGGACCAGCTTCTCGGGCTCCCACGTGCAGCCCTGGCGCCCCGGCCTGCCCCGCGACGAAGCCGCTGCCCGCCGCGCCGATGCCGCCTTCAACCGGATGTTCATTGAGCCGGCCCTGGGGCTGGGCTACCCCGTAGCCGATTTGCCCGTGCTGCGCCGCCTGGAGCGCTACCACCGCCCCGGCGACGAGCAGCGGCTGCCCTTCGACTTCGACTTCCTGGGCGTGCAGAACTACACCCGTGAGGTAATAGGGTTTGCGCCCTACGTGCCGCTGGTGTGGGCTCGGCTGGTGAGTGCGCGCCGCCGCGGGGTGCCCATCACCAGCATGGGCTGGGAAGTGTACCCTGAAAGCATCTACCACCTGCTCAAGAAGGTGGCCGCTTACCCCAATGCCCAGCGCCTGGTCGTCACCGAAAACGGGGCCGCCTTCCCTGACACTCTCACCTCCGACGGCCGCGTGCCCGACCCCGCCCGGCAGTCGTTTCTGCGGGCCTGCATCGGACAGGTCCTGCGGGCGCGGCGGGAAGGCGTGCCGGTGGATGGCTACTTTGTGTGGTCGTTTACCGACAACTTTGAATGGGCCGAGGGCTACCACCCACGCTTCGGGCTGGTCCACGTCGATTACGAAACCCAGCAGCGTACCATTAAGGACTCGGGGCACTGGTACGGGCTGCTGCTGGCGGGGGAGGAGGTGTAGGAGCCCCGCCACAAACGGTCTGCGAGGCGCTTCATGATTCTATAATGACGGGGTAAAGTTGCCGTAACGGCCCGCCGGTAGCTTTGGCGCATTCAACCACCAGCAAACTTTTCGTTGATGCGTACAACTTTACTTGCCAGTTTCGGCGTGGGCCTTGCCGGGCTGCTCGGCGTTTCCCGGGCTCAGGCGCAAACCATTGGCTGGCCAACCACCACAATGGTAGCCACTGAAAACGAGGGCACCATTCGCCTGCCCATCAGCCTCCAGAATGCCGGCGCGGCAGCCAGTACCGTGGAGGTAGCGCTGGTGCCGGGGCTGAGCACGGCCACCGTGGGCTCGGATTTTACCTTCACTACCCAAACCGTCACGTTCCCAGGCGGGGCTACCACCGGGCAGGAGCTCACCATAGCCCTCACCGACGACCAGCTAAGCGAAGGCGCCGAGTACTTTACCCTGCAGCTGCGCACGCCCACCAATGGGACGGTAGCGGCCGGCAAGGGGGAGGTGCTGGTGTACATAAAAGACAACGACGACGCGGCCCCGGCCCGCACCGGGCGCCTGGGTTTGCGGCATCTGGGTTCGTACCAGAACGGAGAGGCCGGCAAAAACTCGGCGGAAATCATTGCCTTCGACCCCGGTAGCAAGCGGCTGTTTGTGGCTAACTCCATTGGAGGTAAGCTGGATATCCTCGATATGACCAAACCCGCCCAGCTGGAACCGGTAGCTTCGCTTGACATCAAACCCTTCGGCAACATCAACTCCGTGGCCGTGCGCGACGGGGTGGTGGCCTGTGCCGTGGAAAACGCCGCTCCCCAGCAGAATGGCAGCGTGGTGCTCTTCGACCAGCAAGGCACGCTACTGAAGCAGCTGACCGTAGGCGCCCTGCCCGACATGATTACCTTTTCGCCCGACGGCAAGCTGCTGCTGACGGCCAATGAGGGCGAGCCGAAATCCGACTACAGCCTTGACCCCGAGGGCTCGGTATCCATCATCGACCTGACGGGTGGGGTGGCCGGCCTCAGCCAGGAGAGCGTGACGACGGTCGGCTTCAGCAGCTACAACGGCCAGGCCGCCCAGCTTCGGCAGGCGGGCATCCGACTGTACGGGGGCACCGCGGCCGCGCCCAGCTCCGTGGCCCAGGACCTGGAACCGGAGTACGTGGCCGTGTCGGCCGATTCGCGCGTGGCCTACATAACGCTGCAGGAAAATAACGCCATTGCTACCCTCGACCTCACAACCAAACAGTTCACGGCCCTGCACCCGGCCGGCTATCAGGACCATAGCCAGGCCGGCTTTGCGCTGGATGCGTCCGACAAAACCGCCGACGTGCTGCTGGCCAGCTGGCCCATTAAAGGCATGCGCCAGCCCGATGCCCTGGCCGCGTTTGAGGTGGCCGGGCAGCGCTACCTCATCACGGCCAACGAGGGCGACGCCCGCGAGTACTCGGCCCTGACGGAGGCCGTGCGCCTGAAGGATTTGCCCCTGGATGCCGCCGCGTTTCCGCAGGCCGCCCTGCTGAAGGATGAGCAAGCCCTGGGCCGCCTGAACGTGACCAACCGCCTGGGCGACACCGACGGCGACGGGGACTTCGATGAAATCTATGCCTTTGGAGGCCGGTCCTTCAGCGTTTATAATGCCAGCACCGGGGCGCTGGTCCACGACAGTGGCAATTTGCTGGAGCGCCTCACGAGCACCGACCCCGCGTTTGGCAGCATCTTCAACGCCAGCAACACCACCGGCGCACCCGCCCGCAAGAACCGCTCCGACGACAAGGGGCCCGAGCCCGAAGGGGTAGCCGTAGCAACCCTGCGCGACACGGTATACGCCTTCGTTTCGCTGGAGCGCATGGGCGGCGTGGCCGTGTTCAACCTGAACGACCCCGCCGCGCCCGAGCTGGTGCAGTACGTAAACAACCGCAGCCTCACGGCCGGCACCGGCGACCAGGGCCCCGAGGGCATTATTGTGGTAGCGGCCGAAAACAGCCCTACCGGTAAGCCGCTGCTGCTGCTGGCCAACGAGGTAAGCAGCTCGGTGGGGGGTGTATGAAATTCAGCTCAGGGGCACCGTTACGGCCAGCCGTCCGACCGTAGCCGGCCCGCCTTTGCGCGTGTACCCCAACCCCAGCCAGGGCCAGGAAGTGCAGCTAAGCCGGCCCGCCGCTGGCGCCCTATACAACCCACTGGGGCAACTGGTGCGCACGTTCCCGAAAACCGCCCGCCTTTCCACGGCCGGCATGACGCCCGGCGTGTACTTGCTCCGCACCACGGACGGCACCGGCACGCGGCTGGTAGTGCAGTAACCATTGCTCTTCCGAACTTACTGGCAGGCCCCCGTTCCATCAGAGCGAACGGGGGCTTTTGCGTTCCGGGTGTTCGAGGCAAATAGTTCTGAAAGGTGGTAGCGGCCCTTTTGGCAGAATGGGTAACTTGCCCCGGCCTGCCCGGGTAGGGCGGTGCCGTGTTCTATCCGCCGCCTTATCCCTCATGCTACTCACGATTACCACCACCCACCAGCCCGCTACCGACCTGGGCTACCTCCTGCACAAGAACCCGGCGCGCCTCCAGAGCCTGGAAATTACCGGCGGGCAGGCGCACATCTTTTACCCCGAAGCCACCCCGGAGCGCTGCACCGCCGCCCTGCTGCTCGACATCGACCCCGTGGCGCTGGTGCGCAGCCACCGGGGGCCGGCCGGCGAAGGGTTTGCCCTGGAGCAGTACGTGAACGACCGGCCGTACGTGGCTTCCTCGTTTCTGAGCGCGGCCCTGGTCAAGGCCTTCAACACGGCCATGAACGGCACCTGCAAGGACCGCCCCGCGCTGCCCGAGGTGCTGCTGCCCCTCGAAGCCACCGTGGCCGTGATGCCCGCCGCCAGTGCCGAGCAGCTGCGCCGCCTGTTTGTCCCGCTGGGCTACGAAGTAGAAACCGAGGCGCACCTGCTCGACTCCAAGCAGCCGGACTGGGGCAACAGCTGCTACTTCACGCTGCGCCTGCGCCACCCGGCCCTGCGCGTGCGCGACCTGCTGAGCCACCTCTACGTGCTCATTCCGGTGCTCGACCGGGGCGACAAGCACTACTGGATCAGCCGGGAAGAAGCCGATAAGCTGCTGCGGCGCGGGGGCGAGTGGCTCCCGCGCCACCCCGAGCGGGAGTTTATCACGCGCCGCTACCTGCGCTTCGCCGAGTTCGTGAACCCCACGCTGGAACGTCTGCTGGCTGATGATTCACTCGATGAGGAAACTCCGGAAACCATTGCCGATTTCCCGGCGGGTGCTGTGGTAGATACTCCTGAGTCCTCCGACGTAGTAGGTGCCAGCGCGCCGGCAGACGGGGACGCGCCAGCTAAGCAAAACCTCCACGACCTGCGCCTGGACCGCGTGACCGAGGAAATTCGGCAACTGGGGGCCAAGCGGGTGCTGGATTTGGGGTGCGGGGAAGGCAAGCTGGTGCGCCGCCTGCTGAAAAATGGGAGTATCGAGCATATCCTGGCCCTGGATGTATCGTGGCGGGAGCTGGAGCGGGCCCAGCAGCGGCTGCACGTGGCCGAAATGCCCCCGCGCCAGCGCGAGCGGCTTACGCTCACCCAAGGCTCCTTGCTCTACCACGATGCCCGCCTGGCCGGCTACGACGCGGCGGCCGTGGTAGAAGTCATCGAGCACCTGGATGAAAGCCGGCTGGCGGCCTTCGAGCAGGTGGTCTTTGCCCGCGCCCGCCCCGGCGCCGTGCTCGTTACCACCCCCAACGCCGACTACAACCAGCGCTACGAAGCCCTGGCCGCCGGCGACTTCCGCCACCACGACCACCGCTTCGAATGGACCAGGGCGCAGTTCGCCGCGTGGGCCGAAGGCATAGCCGAACGGCACGGCTACCGGGTACGCATTGAGCCCCTGGGCCCCGAAGCCCCCGAAGTAGGCGCCCCCTCGCAGCTGGCCGTGTTTGAGCAGTAAGCTGAGGACAGAGAAGCAATCAGGAACGACATGTTTCGTGGAGCTCGGTATGATGTCCTGCTGAGCAGGATGCGCTGAAAGATCTTTCAACAACGCTAATTGCCATAGCGGACTGGGTGGGTTATGCGGGATTATGCCGCAACCTTCGCTAATTTTGAAGGATAACTCATTCCCACCCTGTAGTGTATTTAAAGGTTTTACTGACGTTGGTGCTGGCACTGGGTTGGCTGCCGCTTTCCGCGCAGATAGGGGGGCAGCAGTTCTCCGATGCCCGCGCCGGCTACCAGCTTACCTACCCGGCGGGCTGGTGGGTGCAGGAGGAAGCCGCCTGGGGCCATATCACCTTTTATACCGGCGAAACCCGGCGCCAGGCTCCGGCCTGGGTACAGCTGGCCATCAGCCCGGTGCCCCCTAGCCGTAAGGACCTCGATTTGCTGAAGACCGGGGAGCCGGACTCCCTTTGGGGCGCGCTCCGCCGGCTGCCACAGGTGCGCATCCTCAGCCTCGAACAGGCCGATGCCGGCTTCTACCAGGAAGTGCGCTACGAATACACCTACAAAGCTGCTGCGGCCGGGCGGGCCCACGTGCTGGGGCGGCGCCTCTGGCGCAACGGCTACGAATACCGGCTGGAGTGTCAGGTGGCCAGCGCCGCCGATGCCCGCCGCCTGGCCGAAGGCCGGCAGCTGGTAAATTCGTTTGCCCTCACCGGCAAGGGCCTGCCCAGCCGCCGCTACACCGACCAGGGCTGCGACGACAAGATGTACGGCATTGCGGCCCTGCGCGTGCACGACGACCTATGGGAAGACGACTGCCGCACGATTCACGAGTTTTCGGTGGAAGACCCCACCCAGCC belongs to Hymenobacter sp. J193 and includes:
- a CDS encoding 3' terminal RNA ribose 2'-O-methyltransferase Hen1, which translates into the protein MLLTITTTHQPATDLGYLLHKNPARLQSLEITGGQAHIFYPEATPERCTAALLLDIDPVALVRSHRGPAGEGFALEQYVNDRPYVASSFLSAALVKAFNTAMNGTCKDRPALPEVLLPLEATVAVMPAASAEQLRRLFVPLGYEVETEAHLLDSKQPDWGNSCYFTLRLRHPALRVRDLLSHLYVLIPVLDRGDKHYWISREEADKLLRRGGEWLPRHPEREFITRRYLRFAEFVNPTLERLLADDSLDEETPETIADFPAGAVVDTPESSDVVGASAPADGDAPAKQNLHDLRLDRVTEEIRQLGAKRVLDLGCGEGKLVRRLLKNGSIEHILALDVSWRELERAQQRLHVAEMPPRQRERLTLTQGSLLYHDARLAGYDAAAVVEVIEHLDESRLAAFEQVVFARARPGAVLVTTPNADYNQRYEALAAGDFRHHDHRFEWTRAQFAAWAEGIAERHGYRVRIEPLGPEAPEVGAPSQLAVFEQ
- a CDS encoding GH1 family beta-glucosidase; the encoded protein is MSELPAAFFPPTSPAAFSRADFGADFHWGTSAAAYQTEGAWQADGKGPSIWDEFVHRRGRIKGGATADVATDFYHRWPEDLDLMRGLHLPNFRFSVAWSRVLPQGRGAANPAGLDFYDRLVDGCLERGIEPWVTLYHWDLPAALQRQGGWAHRDVVGWFTDYAQLMAQRLGDRVRHWIVLNEPLAFVGVGHLLGIHAPGRRSLPAFLAATHHAALAQAEGGRALRATLPAGTQIGTSFSGSHVQPWRPGLPRDEAAARRADAAFNRMFIEPALGLGYPVADLPVLRRLERYHRPGDEQRLPFDFDFLGVQNYTREVIGFAPYVPLVWARLVSARRRGVPITSMGWEVYPESIYHLLKKVAAYPNAQRLVVTENGAAFPDTLTSDGRVPDPARQSFLRACIGQVLRARREGVPVDGYFVWSFTDNFEWAEGYHPRFGLVHVDYETQQRTIKDSGHWYGLLLAGEEV
- a CDS encoding T9SS type A sorting domain-containing protein, which codes for MYEIQLRGTVTASRPTVAGPPLRVYPNPSQGQEVQLSRPAAGALYNPLGQLVRTFPKTARLSTAGMTPGVYLLRTTDGTGTRLVVQ
- a CDS encoding choice-of-anchor I family protein, which codes for MRTTLLASFGVGLAGLLGVSRAQAQTIGWPTTTMVATENEGTIRLPISLQNAGAAASTVEVALVPGLSTATVGSDFTFTTQTVTFPGGATTGQELTIALTDDQLSEGAEYFTLQLRTPTNGTVAAGKGEVLVYIKDNDDAAPARTGRLGLRHLGSYQNGEAGKNSAEIIAFDPGSKRLFVANSIGGKLDILDMTKPAQLEPVASLDIKPFGNINSVAVRDGVVACAVENAAPQQNGSVVLFDQQGTLLKQLTVGALPDMITFSPDGKLLLTANEGEPKSDYSLDPEGSVSIIDLTGGVAGLSQESVTTVGFSSYNGQAAQLRQAGIRLYGGTAAAPSSVAQDLEPEYVAVSADSRVAYITLQENNAIATLDLTTKQFTALHPAGYQDHSQAGFALDASDKTADVLLASWPIKGMRQPDALAAFEVAGQRYLITANEGDAREYSALTEAVRLKDLPLDAAAFPQAALLKDEQALGRLNVTNRLGDTDGDGDFDEIYAFGGRSFSVYNASTGALVHDSGNLLERLTSTDPAFGSIFNASNTTGAPARKNRSDDKGPEPEGVAVATLRDTVYAFVSLERMGGVAVFNLNDPAAPELVQYVNNRSLTAGTGDQGPEGIIVVAAENSPTGKPLLLLANEVSSSVGGV